A single window of Debaryomyces hansenii CBS767 chromosome F complete sequence DNA harbors:
- a CDS encoding DEHA2F18194p (weakly similar to uniprot|Q03435 Saccharomyces cerevisiae YDL002C NHP10 Protein related to mammalian high mobility group proteins), translating to MKTQSNKSAANKETAPESEEQKFKQKCKELKKRITEVEESNEVATLALSRSKMAIRRLRLEYAVLLERLEQRAIMIPDGNTELEDMSPPPSPTILDESLNTTNAKLTRNGLSKRGGKKAKGVSNTTGNSGSNNSRTQRIRDPDLPKRPTNAYLIFCEMEKERIKHELEERNPGAVTELSKSLTEAWKNLDDEKRKPYYKLYEEDRDRYQREMSVYNQKKQIEEEQKETKKSNKKQKLDNEPSIDENSSLTKEEQEQDDNKIENTNNNSFAIDEQNIVEENEEDSAQPNSTDNMHIDQVGNTDESLMNKDED from the exons atgaagacaCAATCAAACAAACTGGCAGCTAATAAGGAGACAGCTCCAGAGAGTGAAG AACAAAAGTTCAAACAAAAATGTAAAGagttgaagaagaggatCACAGAAGTAGAGGAAAGTAACGAAGTTGCTACACTTGCTCTATCCAGAAGTAAAATGGCCATACGCAGATTGCGTCTTGAATACGCAGTTTTATTGGAAAGGCTTGAGCAACGTGCAATAATGATACCAGATGGTAATACAGAACTCGAGGATATGTCTCCTCCTCCTTCTCCCACAATTTTGgatgaatcattaaatacAACAAATGCCAAGTTGACACGTAATGGATTGTCAAAAAGAGGCGGCAAAAAAGCAAAAGGAGTATCAAATACAACTGGAAACAGTGGAAGTAATAATAGCCGTACCCAGCGTATTAGAGATCCGGATTTACCAAAGAGACCGACGAATGCATACTTAATATTCTGCGAAATGGAAAAGGAAAGAATAAAACATGAGCTAGAAGAAAGAAACCCTGGTGCAGTTACAGAGTTATCTAAATCTTTAACGGAAGCTTGGAAAAACTTGGATGACGAGAAGCGTAAGCCGTATTATAAACTTTATGAAGAAGATAGAGATAGATATCAAAGAGAGATGTCTGTTTATAACCAGAAAAagcaaattgaagaagagcAAAAAGAAACtaaaaaatcaaacaaaaaACAGAAGCTTGATAATGAACCTTCCATAGATGAGAATTCAAGCTTAActaaagaagaacaagaacaagatgataataagattgaaaatactaataataattcatttgcGATTGATGAACAAAATATTgtagaagaaaatgaagaagactCTGCCCAACCTAATTCGACTGACAATATGCATATAGATCAGGTCGGAAATACTGACGAGTCtttaatgaataaagaCGAAGATTAG
- a CDS encoding DEHA2F18216p (similar to CA2146|IPF12799 Candida albicans IPF12799) has product MDSENKVVTIKVSYNHLCSSSKDCSITVERESFIRIDDKEKLVAFLRSDFKLGDLKDIKILRKSKKHKDYIPLETDSDFKSLSRSLKVKNHIKLLINDSTPATKFCSPNILGGDFEKKKTIDFASLGKALVEASFTVLSDFRGEEFQAHTKPQTQPTQPQTRTQSAKGQFEEKPKDATNNDCVHELVACDSCNPTNFVPIKGVRFKCLICRDYDLCQACESKQHVEEKNNGDHLYTHPMIKITKPLLDSRTNCPRAFSNSNDIIYDIPLNGCSLANKDKIESILGEGSINDFFKNVDKIIEESDRYKILSSLLKTENIQDEDEDTKFAMLQSLVESSNVQADICTSSQNNEGSDDQETKSADEIDISINLNHEPESLSEYNKVQIYTKRFSQDARVISLVLYNNSSIPISGGDLKFEFYDSNASEVILVKNVRAILSGEKRSYNLGILTEKFNSLSGRRLKISTTDDSIIMDGNYSPGETTSLNIMNKPILANLSDIKSEKGSIEVVLVPKSNSMAQIIITNKSKTRLDCSNLKFKVINCFDQVVCNLSVVHGRKILPERTTKYNIGLSNAHLKYPFKLLIVTDSFFASCDLSLKNLNGVFEVIPKEKWHEDVSVDNGLSDSLKFCDKEADYPSSDTESFVNESQKNDKIDNHVEELSSPGDTEKTEMQSNNRSTEGSVHFVVLPTLPKESLLESKNLSSSEYDDAKSFLAHENGSTTDNKSRHTVDDANDYDIISMGEEEECVDSDFEVLSPAISH; this is encoded by the coding sequence ATGGATTCAGAAAACAAGGTAGTAACAATTAAAGTTAGTTACAATCATTTATGCAGTTCGCTGAAAGATTGTCTGATTACTGTTGAGAGAGAATCATTTATTCGGATTGATGATAAGGAAAAATTGGTTGCTTTTTTGCGGTCTGATTTCAAGCTTGGggatttgaaagatataAAGATATTAAGAAAGTCAAAGAAGCACAAAGACTACATACCATTGGAAACTGATAGTGATTTCAAATCGTTATCTAGAAGTTTGAAGGTTAAGAATCATATCAAACTTCTTATCAATGATTCAACGCCTGCAACTAAATTTTGTTCACCTAACATTTTAGGTGGTGATTTtgagaagaagaagacaatTGACTTTGCAAGTTTAGGAAAAGCTTTAGTAGAAGCTTCATTTACTGTTTTGTCTGATTTTAGGGGTGAAGAATTCCAAGCACATACAAAACCACAGACACAACCAACTCAACCACAGACACGGACACAGTCAGCAAAAGGACAGTTCGAGGAAAAACCTAAAGATGCAACGAATAACGATTGCGTTCATGAACTTGTTGCCTGTGATTCTTGTAATCCGACAAATTTTGTCCCGATTAAAGGTGTGAGATTCAAGTGTTTAATCTGTCGGGATTATGACCTATGTCAAGCATGTGAATCAAAACAGCATGtcgaagaaaaaaataatggCGATCATTTATATACCCATCCAATGATTAAGATTACCAAACCTCTTTTGGATAGTAGGACTAATTGTCCAAGGGCCTTTTCTAATAGCAATGATATCATATATGATATTCCTTTAAATGGCTGTTCATTGGCTAATAAAGACAAGATTGAATCAATCTTAGGTGAAGGTAGcattaatgatttctttAAGAATGTAGACAAGATTATTGAAGAGTCTGATAGATATAAAATCTTGTCGTCATTGCTTAAAActgaaaatattcaagatgaagacgaagataCTAAATTTGCTATGTTGCAGAGTCTAGTTGAATCGTCAAATGTGCAAGCGGATATTTGTACAAGTAGTCAAAACAATGAAGGTTCGGATGATCAAGAAACAAAATCTGCAGATGAGATAGATATAAGTATTAACCTTAATCATGAACCTGAACTGTTAAGTGAATACAATAAGGTTCAAATTTACACAAAGAGATTTTCTCAAGATGCTAGAGTCATTTCGTTAGTATTATACAACAACTCATCAATTCCTATCTCGGGAGGGGACTTAaagtttgaattttatGATAGCAATGCAAGCGAAGTAATTTTGGTTAAAAATGTTAGAGCTATATTATCAGGCGAAAAGAGGAGTTATAATTTAGGTATTTtgactgaaaaattcaatagcTTATCAGGAAGAAGATTAAAAATTTCGACAACTGATGATTCAATTATCATGGATGGCAACTATAGTCCAGGGGAGACGACTTCTTTAAATATTATGAATAAACCAATATTAGCCAATCTTCTGGATATTAAATCGGAGAAAGGCTCGATTGAAGTCGTTTTAGTACCTAAATCTAACAGTATGGCacaaatcattatcacGAATAAATCCAAAACTCGTCTTGattgttcaaatttaaaatttaaaGTCATCAATTGTTTTGATCAAGTCGTGTGCAATCTTAGTGTAGTTCATGGCCGCAAGATATTGCCTGAAAGAACAACGAAGTACAATATCGGATTGAGTAATGCTCACCTCAAATATCCCTTCAAGTTACTCATAGTAACTGACTCATTTTTTGCTTCTTGTGATTTaagtttgaagaatttaaatgGGGTTTTCGAAGTAATCCCAAAGGAAAAATGGCACGAAGACGTAAGTGTTGATAACGGATTATCCGATTCTTTGAAGTTCTGTGATAAAGAGGCTGATTATCCGTCGTCAGACACTGAATCCTTTGTGAATGAATCTCagaaaaatgataaaattgataaccACGTAGAGGAATTATCATCACCAGGCGACACAGAAAAGACTGAAATGCAATCAAATAATAGGTCAACGGAGGGTTCAGTCCATTTTGTGGTTTTGCCAACTTTACCGAAAGAATCTCTATTGGAATCTAAAAATTTATCGTCTTCTGAATATGATGATGCAAAATCATTCTTAGCTCACGAGAATGGTTCTACTACTGATAATAAAAGTAGACATACAGTTGATGATGCTAATGATTACGACATAATTAGCATgggagaagaagaagaatgcGTTGATTCAGATTTTGAAGTATTGTCGCCTGCTATTAGCCATTAG
- a CDS encoding DEHA2F18172p (similar to uniprot|P35194 Saccharomyces cerevisiae YBL004W UTP20), whose protein sequence is MVKVTKGKTTQSSRRHAFSSFRERIDSIKIEPNLSLSKRAHDYVESSHFLATLEHWKEVNISGNFTEFLDKIENISQTLPQILHHQATIFDALYTHIEINDINSIQPLLECLSQFIHDLGPDFMPYYERTLTLLTNLALSTNPNDSQNNRNSSNVLEWCFSSLAFAFKYLSKTLIEDLLPTFKILIPLLQLNKKTYISRFCAEALSFLIRKSKVDSLTAVIEYSFNQQSEIIHENDAYCDSLVVLFSESMKNTKGSFHSKSTNILSKLIENSLSTKLSEAKFISVVCDILLDVVNHGTVESCDKFYKLVTIYLIQILNESTIKDTLAISISQILTTLSFAESGKKISSWSPILSTTNLLIEKITSESLKNNQFSTAFFDSLTYLLVIIIRNCDIQELTKYYKVFFETMLKLNKSQHFLSFAEANLEISATKVLNFGIAKYIQDFINSIAYNDSEVQKLGFFLTKLSKKEFYGIDLTIPQHMQVHITSQLWDGYQKISNPEDLPGIYWKLLILKHCGRSSASESQSLIMLLRQLCDDQFTFDSKFSHDLVGGIVDALSSLLKENENDEISLSVFELIISNFRKFSESSVFVSSVENFISSCSSTICPLIKNSYDVLVFQLAANMTLPSHDSRYNAILLLIKIHEVLNLEIPSLISQVRIIEEIPLTLNTGRDIELRVRNLALEFKSLENPTDLECNVVSRFMFGLLTNKFQPCWTSVFEALPYLVEKCSSSIWLLAFQLVKMNYGEQDTSYYEFNPSTFEEENVLLDWQVRNPRLRGNFVFVDQNFLSRYHNIRSSILDHAESSRADNAYSSILRSHAIHALTSVPSIAEKHSDKLVPIVLHEIDDEDNDDTNEDGTENEHINQDSWTLKDRNDLVCLFAKFNNLKKVYKADLLYEHMLMLLCNKQTQVQKMALDVILHWRVGSVNKYKDNLKNLLDDTIFRDELSKFISNDSDSTIEQSDKDSLMPLVLRILFGRAQSVPKSNSKAGRKFAIVGILPNLSHKYIVEFLRLGSDRLNYQYYFETKELPIIDLKILRKISGFVNLLNDVYSTLGYRYNDVLRTTIEPLVFSLTVAQKVIDEEDSAGYDVVVRKSARAIRQLGMKCLSDLFKILGESFQWDDYINLIYEEIIRPRLSKFTEENLQQTSSLMRLMTSWIELPNLVKFLYIDEFAPVEAIISLVTNSHVKESVISVVLDFSISALSKRGIDDDNYFALLALLVNTLLKFLPNILDITTNREINSKAINILLLLIEGNYISENSTRSSLIESLTKALDKPPNQVESKDKVFILLSLSSLIDAYDCSFDDIKPLFQACSKSFKIYSDRNVRETLVKVFKSIGNRFVEFEHVSQLLEGINAYSDKRIEEPDFEKRLGSFKEINEVLYSNLTTVQWLPIIYCALYFINDELELAIRTNATYTLNRFIDCFSQMENSQLAHGHIHMFKDVVLPHLRIGLRKSTEVVQTEYISVLSHTIECAKYFTELDDMKVLLFNNDEEANFFNNVNHIQLHRRQRAIKRVAEYRNKLSENSISHYILPIIEHYSFCSDEKLRNITNETVDTISALARCISWNQFKALLRRYITGMKNSKEDLLKDNVNLVVAVSKSLLASIESRRENSSEDIMRDLPKSQDEINNYVRQELFPTLLKTLAVRNDETIVSRIPLSEAMVSLVMCVSEDLIESELPGILTSTCQVMRSRSEELRDTVRKALSKISIILGAKYFKFILNELKGALSRGSQIHVLSFTIHSLLVTISEVLEHGDLDESVQLIVNIIMEDIFGAAGQEKDAEGYTSKMKEVKFKKSFDSGELLCANITLKSFSYLVEPVKLLLQENVSLKTQNKLDELLRRYALGLNHNDEASSRDVLVLSYELHKQSDKLLNARKSPVKSIKPSEDNFLVKLNARPLKTQTEHSQYIFTLQKFAFELLRTSISRHETLLTTENLEGFIPLLENGLQSDNEGVVIACLRTLTLIIRLPFSEQIDGLFKACARKSLNMIKDCPSTNSELCQACLKFLSAIIRHKPEINLKDTAVSYILVRLQPDLEEPNRQGLAFNFLKSVVSQHIMIPEVYDTMDKVSKIMVVNHAKEIRDMSRSVYFQFLMEYDQGRGRLEKQFKFLVNNLGYATQAGRQSVMELIHLIILKAGPDLLNKLSTSFFIALSNLVVSDDSAKCREMATTLISNIFKKSGSKHLSNIEKYCYAWLNQSSNELLKRCGLSIYKIYIAEFGVGENKPLDQLALSNIHEILSASKNDDDHDTNIEWELVYSSLSVFSTICSKLKENVFKSQFEEVWKSILDSLLFPHSWVRLISSRLVGILLSNLDNSEFTLTDYDIQTISYRSLHQLGAPSISQELGTQIIKNLVLITMRWESNKVLYQYKPSSETDVGESTKYKYATDYLVSRVCSIIRQENNYKDSFVSKKSSVQFTAMLVQVLSLEKLPAASEQILLALYNLTELNPNNSEEESELVNLSMECMQMIEKKLGTSEYTNIYTKVKQAVNLRRRERKTKRAQMAVTAPDIAARRKMKKHERSRDKRKHEKDDNGYYRSKKSRFT, encoded by the coding sequence ATGGTGAAAGTTACTAAGGGGAAGACTACCCAGTCGTCTAGAAGGCAtgcattttcttctttccgGGAAAGAATTGACTCGATTAAAATTGAGCCAAACTTGAGCTTGAGTAAGAGAGCTCACGATTATGTTGAATCATCACATTTCCTAGCTACTTTGGAACACTGGAAAGAAGTGAATATAAGCGGTAACTTCACAGAGTTCTTAGATAAAATCGAAAACATTTCCCAGACATTGCCCCAAATTTTACATCATCAAGCTACCATATTTGATGCATTATACACTCATATTGAGATAAACGATATTAATTCGATTCAGCCTTTATTGGAATGCTTATCACAGTTTATTCACGATTTAGGTCCTGATTTCATGCCATATTATGAGAGAACTTTGACATTATTAACGAATCTTgcattatcaacaaatcCTAATGATTCGCAAAATAATAGGAATTCATCTAATGTCTTAGAATGGTGCTTCAGCAGTTTAGCATTTGCATTTAAATATCTTTCGAAAACATTAATAGAGGACTTGTTGCCAAcatttaaaatattgattcCTTTATTGCAACTCAACAAGAAAACCTATATCTCAAGATTCTGCGCTGAAGCCTTGTCATTCTTGATTAGAAAGCTGAAAGTTGATAGTTTAACCGCAGTAATTGAATACTCCTTCAATCAACAGAGTGAAATCATTCATGAGAATGACGCCTACTGCGACTCATTGgttgtattattttcagaatCTATGAAGAATACCAAGGGTTCATTTCATTCTAAGTctactaatatattatctaaattaattgaaaattcgTTGTCAACTAAATTATCTGAAgcaaaatttatttcagTTGTTTGTGACATTTTATTAGATGTTGTTAATCATGGTACAGTAGAAAGCTGTGacaaattttataaacTAGTCACAATCTActtaattcaaattttgaacGAATCAACTATTAAAGATACTCTCGCAATCTCGATTTCACAAATCCTAACTACATTATCATTTGCTGAATCTGGtaagaaaatatcttcttgGTCTCCGATTTTATCAACTactaatttattgatagaGAAAATCACCTCCGAGTCGTTAAAAAACAATCAGTTTTCAACCGCATTCTTCGATTCTTTGACATATCTTCttgtcattattatccGTAATTGTGACATTCAAGAATTAACGAAGTATTACAAGGTCTTCTTCGAAACTATGTTAAAGTTAAACAAAAGTCAACATTTCTTGAGTTTTGCAGAGGCGAATTTGGAAATATCTGCAACTAAGGTGCTTAATTTTGGTATTgctaaatatattcaagacttcataaattcaattgcatATAATGATTCCGAAGTTCAAAAGTTAGGATTTTTCTTGACAAAATTATCTAAAAAGGAGTTTTACGGCATTGACTTAACTATTCCCCAACATATGCAAGTCCATATTACTAGCCAATTATGGGATGGGTATCAAAAGATATCTAACCCGGAAGATTTGCCAGGGATATATTGGAAACTTCTTATTTTAAAACATTGTGGAAGATCGAGTGCATCTGAGAGCCAGAGTTTGATTATGTTATTGAGACAGCTATGTGACGATCAATTTACGTTCGATTCTAAATTCTCGCATGATTTAGTGGGAGGTATCGTTGATGCATTATCTCtgttattgaaagaaaatgaaaatgatgaaatttctTTAAGTGTATTTGAACTAATCATATCTAATTTTAGAAAGTTTAGTGAATCATCTGTATTTGTCTCATctgttgaaaattttatcagCTCTTGCTCATCAACTATATGTCCTCTAATTAAAAATAGCTATGATGTTTTGGTCTTCCAATTGGCAGCTAACATGACCTTGCCAAGCCACGATTCTCGTTACAATGCAATTCTTTTGCTTATTAAAATTCATGAAGTCTTAAACTTGGAAATCCCTCTGTTAATTTCTCAAGTTAgaataattgaagaaattccATTAACTTTGAACACTGGGagagatattgaattaagAGTTCGTAATTTAGCACTTGAGTTTAAACTGCTAGAAAATCCTACTGATCTCGAATGTAACGTTGTCTCGAGGTTTATGTTTGGTTTATTAACCAATAAATTTCAACCATGTTGGACTTCTGTTTTTGAAGCATTGCCCTATTTGGTTGAAAAGTGCTCATCATCTATATGGCTATTGGCTTTTCAATTggtaaaaatgaattacGGAGAACAAGATACAAGTTATTATGAGTTTAATCCTTCCACattcgaagaagaaaatgtcCTATTGGATTGGCAAGTTAGAAACCCGAGGTTAAGAGGAAATTTTGTATTCGTAGACCAAAATTTCCTTAGTAGATATCATAATATCAGAAGTCTGATTTTGGATCATGCTGAAAGCTCAAGAGCGGACAATGCGTATAGCTCTATATTAAGATCACATGCTATACATGCATTAACCTCAGTTCCTTCAATTGCTGAAAAGCACTCTGATAAGTTAGTACCGATAGTCTTACATGAAATCGATGACGAAGATAACGATGATACTAATGAAGATGGCACTGAGAATGAACATATTAATCAAGACTCATGGACGCTAAAAGATCGAAATGATTTGGTTTGCTTGTTTgctaaattcaataatttgaaaaaggtTTATAAAGCAGACTTATTATACGAGCATATGCTTATGTTACTCTGTAACAAACAAACCCAAGTACAAAAAATGGCGTTAGACGTTATACTTCATTGGAGGGTTGGATCTGtaaacaaatataaagaCAActtaaagaatttattagatgataCCATATTTCGTGACGAGCTTTCCAAATtcatttcaaatgattcCGATTCAACTATTGAGCAAAGTGATAAAGATTCATTAATGCCATTAGTGTTGCGCATTCTATTTGGACGGGCGCAGAGTGTCCCAAAGAGTAATAGTAAAGCTGGTAGAAAATTCGCTATTGTTGGAATTTTGCCTAATTTATCtcataaatatattgttgaatttttaaGATTAGGATCTGATAGActtaattatcaatattattttgaaaccAAGGAATTACCGATTATTGACCTCAAAATCTTAAGGAAGATAAGCGGTTTTGTGAACTTGTTGAATGATGTATACAGTACTTTGGGATACAGATATAATGATGTCTTAAGAACAACTATAGAACCATTAGTATTCTCTTTGACTGTTGCTCAAAAAGTGatagatgaagaagatagtGCAGGTTATGATGTGGTCGTAAGAAAGTCTGCGAGAGCGATAAGGCAACTCGGTATGAAATGTCTTAGTGATttgtttaaaatattaGGAGAATCGTTTCAGTGGGACGATTATATCAACCTTatatatgaagaaattataagACCAAGATTAAGCAAATTTACGGAAGAAAATTTGCAACAAACATCATCTTTGATGAGACTTATGACAAGTTGGATAGAATTACCAAATCTAGTCAAGTTCTTGTacattgatgaatttgCCCCTGTGGAAGCTATTATATCGTTAGTGACTAATAGCCATGTGAAGGAATCTGTTATTTCTGTTGTTTTGGACTTTTCGATATCTGCATTGAGCAAGAGAGGTATAGACGACGATAATTACTTTGCTCTATTGGCTTTGTTGGTCAATACCCTTTTAAAATTCttaccaaatattttagatATAACAACTAACCGAGAAATCAACTCAAAGGCAATTAacattttattattgttgatcGAGGGTAATTATATAAGTGAAAATTCGACACGTTCCTCGTTGATTGAATCCTTAACTAAGGCCTTGGATAAGCCACCAAACCAAGTTGAATCAAAGGATAAAGTTTTTATCTTATTGTCGTTATCTTCCTTAATTGATGCTTATGATTGCTCTTTCGATGATATCAAGCCATTGTTTCAAGCTTGTTCGAAATCCTTTAAGATCTACTCAGATCGTAATGTTAGAGAGACGTTAGTAAAAGTATTCAAGAGTATTGGAAATAGATTTGTTGAGTTCGAACATGTTTCACAGCTTCTAGAAGGTATAAATGCTTATTCAGATAAGCGGATTGAAGAAcctgattttgaaaaaagatTAGGAAGTTTCAAGgaaattaatgaagtcctatattcaaatttgacTACAGTCCAATGGTtaccaataatatattgTGCTTTGTATTTcataaatgatgaattggaattaGCAATTAGAACGAATGCAACCTATACATTAAACAGATTTATCGACTGTTTTTCACAAATGGAAAATTCTCAGTTAGCCCACGGTCATATACATATGTTCAAGGATGTTGTTTTACCCCATTTACGTATTGGCCTTAGAAAATCGACAGAAGTCGTCCAAACCGAATATATTTCTGTGCTTTCTCACACTATTGAATgtgcaaaatattttactGAATTGGATGATATGAAAGTCttattgttcaataacgatgaagaagcaaatttcttcaataatgtgaatcatattcaattacaTCGTCGTCAAAGAGCTATCAAAAGGGTCGCCGAATAcagaaataaattatcGGAAAATAGTATTTCACATTACATTTTGCCAATAATCGAGCATTATTCATTTTGTCTGGATGAAAAACTTCGTAATATTACGAATGAAACAGTTGATACCATTAGTGCATTGGCTAGATGTATAAGTTGGAATCAATTTAAGGCATTGCTTAGAAGATATATTACTGGAATGAAAAATAGTAAGGAAGACTTGTTGAAGGATAATGTGAATTTGGTTGTTGCGGTatctaaatcattattgGCTTCTATCGAATCGCGTAGAGAAAACTCTTCTGAAGACATTATGAGAGACCTACCAAAAAGccaagatgaaattaacaATTATGTTAGACAAGAGCTATTTCCAACCTTGTTGAAGACCTTGGCAGTTCGTAACGATGAGACAATTGTATCTCGTATCCCATTATCTGAGGCCATGGTAAGTTTAGTTATGTGTGTTTCTGAGGATTTAATAGAATCTGAATTACCTGGTATATTAACTAGTACATGTCAAGTTATGCGTTCTAGATCCGAAGAACTAAGAGATACAGTTCGAAAGGCATTAAGCaaaatttctattattttgGGAGccaaatacttcaaatttatcttgaatgaattaaagGGTGCATTATCTCGTGGTTCTCAAATTCATGTATTGAGTTTCACTATCCATTCTTTATTAGTCACAATTTCAGAAGTCTTGGAACACGGAGATTTGGATGAATCTGTACAACTAATCGTAAACATAATTATGGAAGATATTTTCGGTGCTGCAGGACAAGAAAAAGATGCCGAGGGATATACTAGTAAAATGAAGGAAGTCAAGTTCAAGAAAAGTTTCGATTCAGGTGAACTATTATGCGCCAACATTACGTTGAAGAGTTTCAGCTATCTCGTTGAGCCTGTCAAACTTCTTTTACAAGAAAATGTTTCTTTGAAAACACAAAATAAGCTAGATGAGTTATTGAGAAGGTACGCTTTAGGTTTAAATCACAATGATGAAGCTTCGTCCAGAGATGTACTCGTTTTAAGTTATGAACTTCATAAACAATCTGACAAACTATTGAATGCAAGAAAAAGTCCTGTGAAATCTATTAAACCATCAGAagataattttttggtGAAGTTGAATGCTAGACCATTGAAAACACAAACTGAACATTCTCAGTATATTTTTACGTTGCAAAAGTTTGcctttgaattattgagaACCTCGATTTCTCGACATGAAACCTTGCTTACTACTGAAAATCTTGAAGGGTTTATTCCCCTTTTAGAAAACGGTTTACAGTCTGATAATGAAGGTGTCGTAATTGCTTGTCTTCGTACTTTAACCCTAATTATCAGATTACCATTTTCAGAACAAATAGATGGTTTATTTAAAGCTTGTGCAAGaaaatctttgaatatGATCAAGGATTGTCCATCTACCAATTCTGAATTATGTCAGGCTTGCTTGAAATTCCTTTCGGCAATTATTAGGCATAAGCCGGAGATTAATTTGAAGGACACGGCAGTCAGTTATATTCTTGTACGTCTTCAACCTGATTTGGAAGAACCAAATAGACAGGGTTTGGCTTTTAACTTTTTGAAGTCTGTTGTTTCACAACATATAATGATTCCTGAGGTTTATGATACTATGGATAAGGTTTCTAAAATAATGGTTGTCAATCATGCAAAGGAAATTCGGGATATGTCGAGAAGCGTTTactttcaatttttaatGGAATATGATCAAGGAAGAGGAAGATTAGAAAAGCAGTTTAAATTCTTAGTGAATAATTTAGGCTATGCGACGCAAGCTGGAAGGCAGTCCGTAATGGAACTAATAcatttaattattttaaagGCTGGACCAgacttattgaataaattatccaCTTCTTTTTTTATTGCCTTGTCTAATCTTGTGGTAAGTGATGATTCGGCAAAATGTCGTGAGATGGCTACCACGTTAATCTCTAacatattcaagaaatcgGGTTCAAAgcatttatcaaatatcGAAAAATATTGCTATGCTTGGTTGAACCAGTCATCAaacgaattattaaagagGTGTGGTTTGAGTATTTATAAGATCTATATTGCTGAATTTGGCGTTGGAGAAAATAAGCCATTAGACCAATTAGCCTTACTGAATATTcatgaaattttatcagCTTctaaaaatgatgatgatcaCGATACTAACATTGAATGGGAGTTAGTTTATTCTTCGTTGAGTGTATTTTCTACTATTTGCAGTAAATTGAAGGAAAACGTTTTTAAATCACAATTTGAGGAAGTTTGGAAATCTATTTTGGATTCTCTTTTGTTCCCACATTCTTGGGTGCGTCTAATTTCAAGTCGATTAGTTGGTAttctattatcaaatttagaTAATTCTGAATTTACACTTACCGATTATGATATTCAGACAATTTCATACAGGCTGTTACATCAACTTGGAGCACCATCAATTTCTCAAGAATTAGGTactcaaattatcaaaaatttagtTTTAATAACAATGAGATGGGAGTCTAATAAAGTCTTATATCAGTATAAACCGTCATCCGAGACTGATGTTGGAGAATCTACAAAATACAAGTATGCAACAGATTACCTTGTTTCTAGAGTCTGTTCTATAATAAGACAAGAAAACAATTATAAGGATTCATTTGTATCAAAGAAATCGTCGGTCCAATTCACTGCTATGTTAGTTCAGGTTCTTTCTCTTGAAAAGTTACCTGCCGCGTCCGAACAAATTTTGCTAGCCTTATACAATTTAACGGAATTAAACCCTAACAAtagtgaagaagaaagtgaaTTAGTAAACCTTTCTATGGAATGTATGCAAatgattgaaaagaaaCTTGGAACATCTGAATACactaatatatataccAAGGTCAAACAAGCTGTCAACTtgagaagaagagaaagaaaaacTAAGAGAGCTCAAATGGCAGTTACAGCGCCAGATATTGCCGCAAGACGTAAAATGAAAAAGCATGAAAGATCAAGAGACAAAAGAAAACATGAAAAGGATGACAATGGTTATTATCGTAGTAAAAAGAGCAGGTTCACTTAA